The genomic DNA CCCATCTCTTTGTTGAAAGGAGTAGCGCACCATCAGGCGCGCTACTCCAAGCTTTTTCGGGCGACAATATGGTTTATTTACCTGCTTCAGCCTTGGCTTTGGTGATGGCTTCATCCGCCTTTTTCGCGAATTCATCCAGTGCTTCCTTGCCTGTAGCCTTGCCAAGCAGCACTCTCTGCAGTTCTGGGAACCAGAACGTACGTACTTCGGCATAACCGTCTACGATGGTTGGCGGATTGGAGTAGAAATCACGGGCTTGTTCAGCGTACGTGTACTCCGGGTCGTCGTATAGACCAGTAATAGAGCTGCGTGCAGACAAACCGCCGGTTTGGATCAGATCCTTCTTGCCCCATTCCGGATCATTGGCAATAAAGTCGATCAGCTTCTTGGAAGCGGCAATTTTGGCATCATCCCCATTGTTGAAAATGGCCATGCCGCCAAGGTAAGGCTCCAGCTTCGGCTTCGCGCCGTCAATGGTAGGGAACGGCACCAGAACATCTTCAAATTCTGCTTTTTTCAGCGTTTTGTTTTGTGCTCTGAGAACCGGTGAGTAGTTCAGCGTAATCGCCAGCTTGCCTTGCAGGAACAAGTCGTTGACGTCACCGCCGGTGAGGGATTCGGAGCCCGAAACAACCAGCTTATCCTTCACGCCTTGTCTGATCCAGTCCAAAGCCGCTCCGGCTTTGTCCGTGTTGATCGCGATTTTGGAATAATCGTCGTTCAGGAAGCTTGCGTTGCCCAGGTTGGCGATATAAGCACGCGTGCCTTGGTCTCCGGCCTGGCTTTTCGCAAAAAATCCGGAAGGAATGATATCAGGAGCTTTTTCTTTCACAGCCTGCAGTGCTTTTTTATATTCATCAAACGTCCAGGTACGGTCTGGACGGTCCAGCGGCAGCAGATCAAGCGCGCCGATTTTTTCGAATACGGTTTTGTTGACGCCCATCATGAATGGAGCGGTATTAATTGGATACATATACGTTTTGTCGCCGACCATGGACTGCTTCCAGAGCGCTTCCGGAACGTCTTTTCTGACTTCATCCGTCACCATGTCATCCAGCGGAGCGAGCAGGTCCTTCTTGGCCCAGTCGAGGATCCGGCCTGGCGCGTCATAGATAACATCCGGAGCGGTATTCGAAGCAATGGCAACATTCAGCTTTTCCGGTCCGGCTTCGAACGTGATCATCTCCAGATTGACCTTAATCTCAGGGTATTTCTTGTTGAAGGCCTCGATAATCTGCTTCTCATACTTGCCGACTTCCCCGTCAAGCGCCTGAAAGCTCGGGAAGTTCCACCACGTGATTTCTACGGGCTTGGCCGTATCCTTCGGTGTTTCTGCGGTTGTTTCTTTCTTGTCATTGCCTGCCGGCTCGGTTGTTTTCGCCGAATCACTTGTCGATCCGCAAGCAACGAGCTGGGTACCGATCAATGTAATGCCTAGGAGCGTCATCAGCCCTTTTTTTACTGTTCTCATTTCTTACCCCCCTGAATGGTTTGAAATTGTTTTGGTATAGCGCTTACAAGTGTAATTATAGGGGCACTCGTCTATTTTCTTGAATACCCTAATTTTTACTTTCATCCCTCAAAATTGACCCTTATGACAAACTCCTTCACTCGGGTTCCCATTTTCCATATATTGTTTTTTATCTTCGATTCGCTTCCTATACAATCGTAAATAACCTCAAGGATTCTATAGAATCCTTATACGAGATTGTCGACCAACCGCGATGATATATTTGCAACAGAAAAATATAACTATAACAACGAATTACCGGGGGCTAAGGCGATGTATAAATTGATGATTGTTGAGGACGAGCCGTTAATTCGCATGGGACTTCAAAAGTATCTGGACTGGAAGGAGCTTGGCTTTCATGACATCGTGGAAGCCGAGAACGGGGCTGAGGGCGTGGAAACCGCACTGAAGGAAAAGCCCGACCTTATCATTACAGACATCCGGATGCCGCTTATGGACGGGCTGGAAATGATCGGCTCCCTGCGCCATAGGCTGCCCGAGACGCTTTTTGTCATCTGGACCGGCTACAATGAATTCGAATATGCCCAGGAGGCCATCCGCCTCGGTAATGTGTCCGCATACCTGTTAAAGCCGCTGCAATATGAGGAGAGCCTTAAGACCATTCAGGATTGTGTCCGTCAGTTGGAAACGAAACGCGAGCAAGAGCGGCTGGCTGCCGCCATGCAGCATAATCTGGCCGAAAATATCCAGCTGAAGCGGAGTCATTTCGTCAAACAGCTGCTTGAGGATGGAGAAGCTCCGGCGGACCCGAGACAGCTGGCTGCCTTGTGCGGAATGGACGAGGCAAATCTGCGCATGCAGCCCTTTGTGCTCTCCTATGTGCCAGACTCTGTGCCTTCACCGCAGTCCAAATCCTGGTGGCGGCAAAATGCCGAACAGCTGCTTGTATCCATGCTGCAGAATATCCTACCTTCCATGGAACGTCAGGTCCTATTCAGCTACATGTCCCTCAATAAAATGTATGCGTTTACAATAATGGATGAGGAAAATACCCCACTCCTTCTGAGCCCTGCGCTGCACAGGGACGCAGAAGCTTTCCTCCGGAGCGCATCGGCAAAGCAGCGTATCCGGCTATTCTTGGCGCAGGGGCAGGCAGCTTCTGATCTCAAAGTCCTTTCTGCCCTGATGCAGCAAGCCAACCAGGCGTTGTTTATGCGGTTTGCCCAGGAGGGCCGGCATGTGTATGAGCTTCGGTCTGCATCAGCTGAACCTTTAAAGACAAGCAACATTCATCTAGGGGACAAGGACAAAATGCAGCTGATTTCCTGCCTGGAGCAGGGCGAAATGGAGCTGCTGAAACAACTTATGGACCGGCTGGCGCATGATCTGCAAGCCAAAACCGGTCAGATCTCTATGGAGCAAAGTCTCGGTTTCATCCAGGAAGTGATTGCGACGGGCATACGGTACGCAGGCAAGCATGGCATCAATATCGAGGAGATGTATCATCAGAGGCTGCTTTATTTACGGTTTGTGGATGATTTTGACTCCATGCCGGCCTTGTTTGAGTGGCTTGCCGGCTGGATGCTGCAGCTGCGTGCGGATGCCGGGCAAGCCGCAAAGGGTGGTGCCGATATCGCCATATTTGAGCAGATTGAGGCCTATATTCTTCAGCATATCGATCAGGAGATTACCCTGCAGATGGTTGCGGACCGCTTTTTCTACAATCCATCCTATCTCAGCCGCCTGTTCAAGACCAAGCTGAATAAAAATTATATGGCCTTTGTGACAGAAATACGTATTGCATTTTCCAAGCGCTGCCTCCTGCAGTCCAAGGTTCCGATGACGGATGTGGCCCAGATGTGCGGCTATGCCAGCTATAAGCATTTTGTTAAAACCTTTCGCAAATTAACGGATATGACACCCTCCGATTACCGGAAGCAAATGGGGATGATGGATTGAAAAGCTCATTGTGGCTGCGCAGAATTTTTCATATGAGGCATCTCAACACCCAAATTTTCGTGCTGATGATCCTGACGGTCACCATCCCGCTTCTGATCATCTCGGCCATTATTTATTCCGCCTCCTTGCAAACGGTCAAATCGGAATACACCAGCAGCTCCGACCTCATCCTGAACAATTTATCCTTCAATATCGACCAGTATCTGCAGAGTATTGAAAAGGGAACACTTTATGCGCATATGGACGGACAGCTGCAGAACGCGCTGGAAAAATGGATCAACAACCCGGACGATGACCAGAAGCTCTCCTCCCAGTACATCATCCAGCATTTTATCAGCACGCTCGAAATGACCATCAAAAACGTCGACAGCGTGCAAATTTACGCCGGTCATCAGCTTTTTTACTCGGCCAATTTCAACCGTGCGGACCTTCATTACGAAAATTTCGAGCAGGAGGACTGGTACCTCAAAACGCTCGCAAAAAAGGGTGGCATTGTCATCTTCGGCACGCATACCCCCTTCCACAAGATCGATACGAAAGAAAAGGTGATCTCGATCGCAAGGGTCATTAACAAAACCGGCGGCAAGCAGCCGCTTGGCGTTATGCTGGTGGATATCCGTCTGGATTCCCTGCGCGAAATTCTGAGCCTGTCCGAGAATACCAAGCGGAATTTTGCCATTACGGACCCTTCCGGAGCCATTATTTACGCATCAAAAAACCCGGATTTTTCGAAGCCGATGCAAATTGACAGCCAAAAGTTCGAGCAGGTGCTGGGTCAGCAGACAGGCAGCTTTTACAGCTATTTTGAGGGTCATGATTCCTACTTCAACTTCGTCACCTCCCCTTATTCCGGCTGGAAGGTCATTCAATATACGAATGAGAAGGAAATGACCAAGGATTCCGCAATGCTCGGCCGGATCATTCTCTTCCTTGCGGTCGGCTCAATCGGTATGGCCATCATTTTCCTCCTCATCATGCGGGCACGCGTAACGAGGCCGATTATATTCCTGAAACGTCAGG from Paenibacillus sp. J23TS9 includes the following:
- a CDS encoding ABC transporter substrate-binding protein; the protein is MRTVKKGLMTLLGITLIGTQLVACGSTSDSAKTTEPAGNDKKETTAETPKDTAKPVEITWWNFPSFQALDGEVGKYEKQIIEAFNKKYPEIKVNLEMITFEAGPEKLNVAIASNTAPDVIYDAPGRILDWAKKDLLAPLDDMVTDEVRKDVPEALWKQSMVGDKTYMYPINTAPFMMGVNKTVFEKIGALDLLPLDRPDRTWTFDEYKKALQAVKEKAPDIIPSGFFAKSQAGDQGTRAYIANLGNASFLNDDYSKIAINTDKAGAALDWIRQGVKDKLVVSGSESLTGGDVNDLFLQGKLAITLNYSPVLRAQNKTLKKAEFEDVLVPFPTIDGAKPKLEPYLGGMAIFNNGDDAKIAASKKLIDFIANDPEWGKKDLIQTGGLSARSSITGLYDDPEYTYAEQARDFYSNPPTIVDGYAEVRTFWFPELQRVLLGKATGKEALDEFAKKADEAITKAKAEAGK
- a CDS encoding sensor histidine kinase, which produces MKSSLWLRRIFHMRHLNTQIFVLMILTVTIPLLIISAIIYSASLQTVKSEYTSSSDLILNNLSFNIDQYLQSIEKGTLYAHMDGQLQNALEKWINNPDDDQKLSSQYIIQHFISTLEMTIKNVDSVQIYAGHQLFYSANFNRADLHYENFEQEDWYLKTLAKKGGIVIFGTHTPFHKIDTKEKVISIARVINKTGGKQPLGVMLVDIRLDSLREILSLSENTKRNFAITDPSGAIIYASKNPDFSKPMQIDSQKFEQVLGQQTGSFYSYFEGHDSYFNFVTSPYSGWKVIQYTNEKEMTKDSAMLGRIILFLAVGSIGMAIIFLLIMRARVTRPIIFLKRQVERVGMGNFDVDLGSKRQDEFGVLYQGLRKMTQELQDYIERSSKAKVQQKIARLGALKSQINPHFLANALESVQMKAILNDQREIGEMIGTLGQLFRIHTKMSKDIVSLEQELQHIRLYIKVQQMRFGDKIQYSEQLEPHTESLQVVHFSLQPLIENAIIHGLERRVGPGLLEVCAVQNENQLLITVRDNGAGMSADQLVALQRRLAEQSESGDDNHIGLVNVQERIHLYFGTHYGMTIDSHLGIGTTITIRLPAVQSSP
- a CDS encoding response regulator — protein: MYKLMIVEDEPLIRMGLQKYLDWKELGFHDIVEAENGAEGVETALKEKPDLIITDIRMPLMDGLEMIGSLRHRLPETLFVIWTGYNEFEYAQEAIRLGNVSAYLLKPLQYEESLKTIQDCVRQLETKREQERLAAAMQHNLAENIQLKRSHFVKQLLEDGEAPADPRQLAALCGMDEANLRMQPFVLSYVPDSVPSPQSKSWWRQNAEQLLVSMLQNILPSMERQVLFSYMSLNKMYAFTIMDEENTPLLLSPALHRDAEAFLRSASAKQRIRLFLAQGQAASDLKVLSALMQQANQALFMRFAQEGRHVYELRSASAEPLKTSNIHLGDKDKMQLISCLEQGEMELLKQLMDRLAHDLQAKTGQISMEQSLGFIQEVIATGIRYAGKHGINIEEMYHQRLLYLRFVDDFDSMPALFEWLAGWMLQLRADAGQAAKGGADIAIFEQIEAYILQHIDQEITLQMVADRFFYNPSYLSRLFKTKLNKNYMAFVTEIRIAFSKRCLLQSKVPMTDVAQMCGYASYKHFVKTFRKLTDMTPSDYRKQMGMMD